The sequence CAGCAAGCACCACAGGAACCGTCACCCCTGGTCGGGTCCGTTCTGGCACACCATCAAGTGGCAAGAAGCCAAGCATGGGTGACTACCATGAGCCCGAGGAGCCACGCACATCCTGGTTGCGGAACCGCGAGACCCGCACCCGAAGCTTTGTTAAGCCCGAGGCGATTATAGCGACACATCGAACGATTCTCTGCCTTGGGGTATGCGTAGCACTAAATCAGACAACGTCTTACCTTCGCGCCCTGTCAGTGTTGCAGAGCCCGAGTCGTTTAGCCCTCCAGCGCCTGCCCCTACTTCCACCCCTAGTTCAGGAGCACCTTCGCCTTCTAAACGTCGTAGCAAGGTCGATGGGCTGGTTATGCCAATCGATTCGACCGAGCGCTGTTCGATGTGTAATGAGAAGTTGCACTTGGATGGCGGAAACATGTTTGTCACCGTGCCCGGCTACGCTAAAACTGGCAACACAGGAGAATATACGCCTGCACGAACCTTCCATGTCGACTGCTTCAAGTGTTCTGTCTGTGAATTGCCCTTTGGAAACGATGCCTGGGAAGGCCAACAAGCGCGCTTTGTTCAACTCAAGGACGTTATCGCACACCCAGAGGTACGTATATACGACCACATGACTGCATTTGATTTGTATTGATCGAATATTCTCAGTGTGCTCCTCCGATCGTGAGGACAGCAACCTATACACCAAGCCCTACCAAATTGAATCGCGCCGTCAAGTCACAACCTCAGCCAGCTGAGCCTCCATTGAGGTCCGCCCCTGCGGTACCACGCCCCACACCAACTGTGAATACCTCGTCCACTCCCGCTCCCGCTCCCGTTACTCGACCACGCTCTGGAACGACCGGGCAGGTGCCCCACGGTTTGGTGGGTCGATGTATTGCCCTCCATGCGGCAAGAGCGTCAGCCCAATGGAACTGGGAACGTGCCCGGGTCCGAACGGGAGTCGCTGGCATTCCTCATGTTTGGTGTGTGGAGGTAAAGATGCCAAAAAGAACAGGAGGAATCCCAAAGACCCAGGGTGCGGGAAGCAGTTGGATTCGGGTGCCAAGGTACGTTACAGTGCTATTTACAATTTTTGATACTAAAAACGTTCACAGTATGATCAAGAGGGTGGTGTCTGGTGCCGTGAATGTATTGTAAGTATATGCGCTGCATCTATACATACCAAACTGATGTCTCCCCTTAGGACAAACTTCCATCGGACATGCGACCGTCATCACCCATCAAACCGATTATGCCTACTCATACCGGCAGCAAGTCATGGGGCAGGGCAAGTGGTGGTGCAGTTGTCGCCCAACACACTGGCGTGTCCGTTAACAACACTGGAGGTGGCATCCTAAAACCGCAAACCACAGGTGGAGGGGGATTCATCCGACCCCAGACAACGGGTGGAGGAGGTATCATTAAGCCCCAGACAACGGGCGGCGGAGGGATCTTGAAGCCTCAAACAACCGGTGGTGGGATTCTAAAACCCCAGACTACGGGTGGTGGTGGGATCCTCAAGCCTCAAACGACCGGTGGGGGTGGATTTATTCGCCCTCAGCTTACGGGTCGCTCAGCCGGTGGAGTGACTGCTCAATACACCGGAGGTAGCGTTGTTGGGGGACTAGTCCCTCAACTAACTGGTGGAGGCCTCCCCATTACGATGCAACTAACCGGGGGCTCTTACCGTCGTTCTGCTGCAAAAAGCATTGGAAACTTTGAAGAGTTGGAAGCCCAATACACTGGGGGACGTGCATATGACCGACCGGTCTCAGCTCTGGGAGGTGAAGGCTTCCGCACGGCCATGTCGCTTGCACGAAGAGGAGTATCGATGAGTGATGCGGATGAAGCATACGAGCCTCCCGTTAGGGAACGACCTAAGTCTGCTTATGGGATGAGGAACTGGAAGATCTAATGGGATTTGACCTTATATGAATACACGTTTCTGGAAACATGTTTTTTCTTCCCGTTTTCTATACACTGGATGTGTGCATACAGTAATTACTCTTTTGAATATGATTTTCTGGATTTCTGTACACTCGTGGCTGTGCTCGATGTATACATCGAGGGATAAACTGTCTCTCGATCAGGTTGTTCCTCGATCGCGTTTAGTTCGAGTGGAGCGCTCCGACGTCAGCTATGACGAAGTGGCTCCCGTAGAACACGGTGCAAAGGCCTACCACGATTTAAAAGGGACCTGTTCACCACCAAGATTCTCCAGATCCAACCTCGAACTTGAAGCTCCAATTACACTACAGTTATGTCCACTCACGAACAGGATACCAAAATGATTGAGAAGATGCTCGAACGAGAAGCAAAGAACGATGCTGTTAGTTTCCCATTCCGATGCTTCGCAAACTTGGCTAATTAAACTATGTTAGGCCGCTCTGAAACATGCCGTAAAGGACCTCGAAGCTGCCGAAAAGGCTGAAGTCAAGGCAGAGAACGTCCGTACTATGCACTCCACAAATAACGCTTATAGATTGACATAAAGAAATCTAGATGGTTGACAAGGCCATTCATGCACACGAGAAGACCGTCCGCAAGGAGCACGATGCTGCCAAGGCGTTGAACAAAGCCCAGCATGCACATGGTGCTCGAGTTGCTGACGAACAGAGCGCACTAAAGACCATCGAGGTAACTCTATACTCTGTCTGTCAAGTTGCATTGACCCAACATGAGCTTAGATCAAGAAGCAACACCAATCTCGGTTAGAGCAGGATGTCGAAGCAAAGAAGGCGTCTCTTGAGCAAATgcagaaaagaaaagaaacaAACGACGTAAGCAATTCCCGTATAACTGCGATAGTTCGATGTTTGAATGAGCTTGATACTATATAGGCACTTCGTGACCAGAAAATTGCTCAACTCCACACACGCACCGGAACTGGAGGCACTACTGCCTCTGATCCGGCCGCACAAAACGTGAACATACCTGTTGCTCAGTCGCCTGCTACGACTGTTGGTCCATCCGCAGCCTAGTGACCTCCTATTTATGGCCTCTCTCCCTTACTACTTTACTTAATCTGGGAATTTGTTGTATACCAGATATTATGATGCCATATACTGAATTGATTTACATATCACTGTAGCGCGAATTCATTGGATTCGACCATAATCATCAGTAGGCGTTATCACTGCGTCAAGGATCCTATCGTGAGACTCGAGAGGGATCTCCCCAGTGCCAACTATTTGCGCATCTAACGCCACTCCAACTGTATGCGGTGATAGGAAATAAGCGAGGCTTGGATAGGGAGGGGGTCCGCGTACATAGTTTAGGTGTCCGGGCAGCCCCAAATTTCTCGGCATAAGTGTTTACAAACCGATCATAGTACCCTAGCACGGAATGGTCAAGTCAGGCGTCCCTCAAATATCAAAATGGACCTACCTCGACCATATCCCAACCGGGCAAGTTTGTCGTCAAACGCAACACCTTGTCAAGCAGTCAGATTAGCACATACAATACTATGGGGGCGCGTTTAACGGAGTACCTGGCATGACAATCAAGTCAAGATCCCCAGCTTGCATGGCTAACCAATTTAAATCCCAGGCAAATCAATCTCTGGTAAAGCTGTGGTGTACGCTCACCAACGCTCACCATCCTGTCTTGGTTCGCCATCCTTCACAGGCTCAGGTTCCTGGATACCCCACTTTCCCGATGGAAGTGCATCAAGGTCTCTGAGGTCATACACTCGCAGCATGTCAATGACTCGGCCATTCATTCGAGGCACGTATAAAGTTTTCCCTAAGAAGTCGCCCCAGTGCGAGTTCAGATATAAGATAAATTTAGTTGGGACGGGACCCACCAGTTCGTAAAACTTCCCGAACAATCCCGTCCGTATCTACCTCTCCTGACATGCTCAAAAAGCAACTCACCGCCTTGCTTTCTCTAAAGTTCTGCGTCTCAACGAATCTTTTAGTAATCGACTCGGCTGTTTGGGTAAAGATAACTGTGTGCCAAGACAAGATGGAAATCGACATACAGCCGCTTTTAACCTCCAAGGGCGAGAGCAAGGAGCGAGCATGAAGAACGGTTTGTCGGAGAGCCGCCTTTTGGGCTTTGACGGTGGAAGGAATGCTCATGGTGGTATTTTGAAGCTTACGGTCACGACCTGTTGTGATATGTGATTTACCAATAACATTTG comes from Rhizoctonia solani chromosome 4, complete sequence and encodes:
- a CDS encoding 5-formyltetrahydrofolate cyclo-ligase — translated: MSIPSTVKAQKAALRQTVLHARSLLSPLEVKSGSESITKRFVETQNFRESKAVSCFLSMSGEVDTDGIVREVLRTGKTLYVPRMNGRVIDMLRVYDLRDLDALPSGKWGIQEPEPVKDGEPRQDAMQAGDLDLIVMPGVAFDDKLARLGYGRGYYDRFVNTYAEKFGAARTPKLFGVALDAQIVGTGEIPLESHDRILDAVITPTDDYGRIQ